One Lycium barbarum isolate Lr01 chromosome 5, ASM1917538v2, whole genome shotgun sequence genomic window carries:
- the LOC132641877 gene encoding F-box/FBD/LRR-repeat protein At1g13570-like translates to MPPNGKKQLLPPPDVVSNLPDSVIDEILMRLPLRDAVRTGILSKKWRCNWCRLPQLTLDRTLWKTTEDLMSPTIGFTNIVHHFLTLHTGQISKFTLDIHDLETCPKIDNLISFLSRNDIQHLVVQLPFTSKPYKLHSSIFTCSQLRHLILAHCLIRPPPLFKGFDRLISLELIEVTISSELVGSLISHCPLLEHLVLEQDKQDDVSGHIEISAPKLRSFFFIGGINFLHLKNVPLLSKVSYKPLAFFIAAECDLAKIFESIPALENLCWNQDNVKDDYVGQAEVIPTRLPSALNCLKRLCLSWFILEEFSVLSFALCLIRSSPNLEEIEIEVCVLKDEIYYEVVRRDAVDEIPASFSNMTFNHLRTVNIYNVAGTKAEMQLIKVLLAKSPALVRMLIKPCRMEDRKSLKVVAEITNFPRASSKAQVVYNVD, encoded by the exons ATGCCTCCAAATGGAAAAAAGCAACTATTACCTCCCCCTGATGTAGTTAGCAACCTTCCCGATAGTGTAATAGATGAGATTCTAATGAGGTTGCCTTTACGAGATGCTGTGAGGACAGGTATCTTATCAAAGAAATGGAGATGTAATTGGTGCAGACTCCCACAGTTAACACTTGATAGAACACTTTGGAAAACAACTGAGGACTTAATGTCCCCTACAATTGGATTTACTAACATTGTCCATCACTTCTTGACCCTTCATACAGGACAAATTAGCAAGTTTACCCTCGACATTCATGATCTGGAAACATGTCCTAAGATTGACAACTTGATATCTTTCCTGTCTAGGAATGACATTCAACATCTTGTTGTTCAACTTCCATTCACGAGTAAACCATACAAATtgcattcttcaattttcacttgttcgCAATTGAGGCATCTAATTCTTGCGCATTGTCTAATACGTCCTCCACCGCTCTTTAAGGGATTTGATAGGTTAATTAGCCTAGAACTAATTGAAGTCACAATTTCTTCTGAATTGGTTGGAAGTCTAATCTCCCATTGCCCGTTGCTTGAGCATTTGGTGCTGGAACAAGACAAACAAGATGATGTTTCAGGCCATATTGAAATTAGTGCTCCCAAGCTGAGGTCATTTTTCTTCATAGGCGGTATAAATTTTTTACATCTAAAAAATGTCCCTCTTCTTTCCAAAGTTTCATATAAGCCTTTAGCATTTTTTATAGCGGCAGAATGTGATCTTGCCAAGATTTTTGAGTCTATTCCTGCTCTCGAGAATCTCTGCTGGAATCAGGACAATGTCAAG GACGATTATGTTGGACAAGCCGAAGTTATACCAACAAGGCTTCCCTCTGCTCTTAACTGTCTTAAACGTCTTTGCCTATCTTGGTTTATTCTGGAAGAATTCTCTGTGCTTTCATTTGCTCTTTGCTTGATAAGAAGCTCCCCAAATTTAGAAGAAATAGAAATTGAG GTGTGTGTTCTTAAAGATGAGATCTATTATGAAGTTGTGCGCCGGGATGCTGTTGATGAGATTCCTGCAAGCTTCTCAAATATGACATTTAATCACCTCAGGACAGTTAATATTTACAATGTAGCAGGAACCAAGGCTGAAATGCAGCTTATCAAGGTTTTATTGGCTAAGTCCCCGGCACTGGTCAGAATGTTAATCAAGCCTTGTAGAATGGAAGATAGAAAATCTCTCAAAGTAGTCGCGGAGATAACAAATTTTCCTCGGGCATCATCTAAAGCCCAAGTCGTGTATAATGTAGATTAG
- the LOC132642822 gene encoding uncharacterized protein LOC132642822 — MPLHGLGTLGDFFDLSFALCLIRSSPNLEEIEIEDVVDEIRASFSDITFNQLRKVEFYDVLGAEAEMQLIKVLLAKSPALVRMVIRPCEMENKKSLKVLAEITKFQRASSKAQVVYNID, encoded by the exons ATGCCTTTGCATGGCTTGGGTACTCTGGGAGATTTCTTTGATCTTTCGTTTGCTCTTTGCTTAATAAGAAGCTCTCCAAATTTAGAAGAAATTGAAATTGAG GATGTTGTTGATGAGATTCGTGCAAGCTTCTCAGATATAACATTTAATCAGCTGAGGAAAGTTGAGTTTTACGATGTACTAGGAGCAGAGGCTGAAATGCAGCTTATCAAGGTTTTATTGGCCAAGTCTCCAGCACTGGTCAGAATGGTAATCAGGCCATGTGAAATGGAAAATAAAAAATCTCTCAAAGTACTCGCAGAGATAACAAAATTTCAGCGGGCGTCATCTAAAGCTCAAGTTGTGTATAATATCGATTAG